The following proteins are co-located in the Primulina tabacum isolate GXHZ01 chromosome 11, ASM2559414v2, whole genome shotgun sequence genome:
- the LOC142518658 gene encoding uncharacterized protein LOC142518658 translates to MSDDFIAAELCDDDEINRAIIWKKGRFNNEGSFEGEDLTKTVDKIDACIQEKCEGKLKIEGTKDGILTKSLETEEHDGRVRGIGGHITPTIYFNVGRKWKGSDVAKDVITEHKRELMEAKKKISEQRCTYERT, encoded by the exons ATGTCAGACGACTTCATT GCTGCTGAACTatgtgatgatgatgagatCAATAGAGCTATTATTTGGAAAAAAGGGCGATTCAACAATGAAGGGAGCTTTGAAGGCGAGGATTTGACGAAAACGGTAGATAAGATT GATGCTTGTATACAAGAAAAGTGTGAGGGTAAGCTGAAAATTGAAGGGACAAAAGATGGTATACTTACAAAATCACTTGAGACTGAAGAACATGATGGGCGTGTGAGAGGTATTGGAGGTCATATCACTCCAACGATCTATTTTAATGTTGGTAGAAAATGGAAGGGTTCTGATGTTGCGAAAGATGTAATCACTGAGCATAAAAGGGAGTTGATGGAAGCAAAGAAGAAAATTTCAGAACAAAGATGCACGTATGAAAGAACTTGA